From a region of the Branchiostoma floridae strain S238N-H82 chromosome 13, Bfl_VNyyK, whole genome shotgun sequence genome:
- the LOC118428828 gene encoding uncharacterized protein LOC118428828, translating into MVRAWFSKLYSRLSNGKGLLASLAAAVGFTVSPVLSRRAADAGVPGFQLVLVNELCKLALFVPLALIFRVPLRGNDWKQTVLMVVNGALRALGGTLLVLSVILIPPGNALAISQGAAAPIFGMIVAWLIMREAPGWPNVIGIVFQIAGVAMIVFGGRPALDSSTEHSDSSCANSLNNTLPENIISCNTSQIDNDTTTTERETSRKLIHDPYAAYVVGNIFAVLYPLVLAFVDVLNRKHLKSNAKLTCIVFSEGWGFILIIPVMFLTSTPKWTLELEVVFSLIGQGVILTLAVGCFYLGLNTEKAATVYIMLGLSTVLGYVVQYFVVHITPQTLELFGAATITLTIVVVFLFTWRKRARKRANEFTATKEENEKVQINNEPDEIEYRLYESSV; encoded by the exons ATGGTTAGAGCATGGTTTTCGAAACTCTACAGCCGATTATCCAACGGAAAGGGTCTCCTAGCATCGCTGGCGGCTGCGGTAGGTTTTACCGTGAGCCCCGTGTTGAGCAGGCGGGCCGCAGACGCCGGTGTGCCGGGGTTCCAGCTGGTGTTGGTGAACGAGCTCTGTAAACTCGCCCTGTTCGTTCCCTTGGCGTTGATCTTCAGAGTTCCACTGCGAGGAAACGACTGGAAGCAGACTGTTCTCATGGTGGTTAACGGCGCACTGAGAGCTCTGGGAGGGACGCTTTTGGTGTTGTCAGTTATTCTGATTCCACCGG GGAACGCATTGGCTATCAGTCAGGGGGCCGCGGCACCCATTTTTGGCATGATCGTGGCCTGGCTGATCATGAGAGAGGCCCCGGGATGGCCAAACGTCATCGGTATCGTCTTCCAAATCGCTGGAGTCGCCATGATTGTTTTCGGCGGGAGACCAGCCCTCGATTCGTCGACAGAACATTCAGATTCATCCTGTGCAAACTCCCTGAATAACACGTTACCGGAAAACATAATATCTTGCAACACAAGTCAAATTGACAATGATACTACCACAACTGAGAGAGAAACATCTAGAAAGCTTATACACGACCCGTATGCAGCATATGTAGTTGGGAACATATTTGCTGTTTTATACCCACTAGTACTGGCATTCGTAGATGTTCTAAACAGGAAGCATTTGAAAAGTAATGCCAAACTCACATGTATTGTGTTTTCAGAGGGCTGGGGATTTATTCTCATTATTCCTGTCATGTTCCTCACATCAACGCCGAAATGGACTCTCGAATTAGAAGTTGTGTTCAGTCTTATAGGACAAGGTGTGATTTTGACATTGGCGGTGGGGTGTTTTTACCTTGGCCTCAATACAGAGAAAGCGGCGACAGTGTACATAATGTTGGGCCTTAGCACGGTCCTTGGGTACGTAGTACAGTACTTCGTCGTTCATATCACTCCGCAGACGTTAGAACTGTTTGGGGCGGCCACTATCACGTtgactattgttgttgtttttctgttcaCGTGGAGAAAACGTGCGAGAAAGAGAGCCAACGAGTTCACGGCTACAAAGGAGGAAAATGAGAAAGTTCAAATTAACAACGAACCTGATGAGATTGAATATCGTTTGTATGAATCATCTGTGTAA